Part of the Candidatus Obscuribacterales bacterium genome is shown below.
AATTGCTTCAAGTTGTTCTGCTTGCGGTTCGGTTAAAACATCTAGCAATGAGAGAGTGAAATATTCGATTATTTTAGAACGAAGGTCTAACGATTTTGCTCGGAAGCGTTCTAAAGAATCCGGACATTGGTTGTCTGTAAGCGTTCCCATTATTCGTGACTCACTCCAATCTAGTACGAACGTCTATGGATAGCAATGTAAATGTAAGTGTTCTACCGTACATTACTCTCGTGATCAGTTATCCCTGAGACTGCTCAAGACGATGAAAAAGCAGGCGTAACTTTTTCTTTGCCCGCGACAGCTTTTTGCGTAAGGCAACATCATTGACGGGTTGACAATACTTGGCACTCCACTGTTCAGCAATGTCCTGCCACGATAGCCGATCCAACGTTCTCAAGCAAAGCAGTTCAAAGGCTTCTGGCTCTTCTCGGGCAAAGATGGCGATCGTTTCCCGTAGATCCTGTAACTCTTCTTGCCAGATGAGTTGTCCCATCGGTTCATCACCACCACTGACAATATCAGATAGGATAGCTGGATCCGTTGGGATACCTTTTTTGGATCGACTATGCTCTCGGATAATGTTGAACGAGGTTTTTTTAAGCCATGCATGGGGGTTTGTAATGGCTTTTCCTGCTTTAAGGGCAGCAAGGCCTCGTTGGTAGGCTTCATGAAGAACGTCATGGGGCTCCATCCGCCAGTGAAGCTGATATTGTCGTAACGCCCGCTTGATAAATGAAAAAATAGTGTAAGCATAGGGGTTATCCTTACCTAAGATTTCATGGAGTGCTTTGTCGAGAATCGTGTTATCTAACCAGTCGCTAGGTGGTCGAGGGCAAGTTGGATCTGTCATCGGTAGTTCCCACTGATGTGTTGCGACGCAAGAATACTGACACTTAGTAGAGTTAAATCGTTTGGGTGAGGTACCTCCTCCACGTATGATTGGGGTCTCTAAGATATTAGTGACATCAGGTGAGTATTTGTGACCAAGCCTTGAAAAAACGGTTGGGACATCCTGCCTTGGATCTCCCACTTCG
Proteins encoded:
- a CDS encoding sigma-70 family RNA polymerase sigma factor, with the protein product MTDPTCPRPPSDWLDNTILDKALHEILGKDNPYAYTIFSFIKRALRQYQLHWRMEPHDVLHEAYQRGLAALKAGKAITNPHAWLKKTSFNIIREHSRSKKGIPTDPAILSDIVSGGDEPMGQLIWQEELQDLRETIAIFAREEPEAFELLCLRTLDRLSWQDIAEQWSAKYCQPVNDVALRKKLSRAKKKLRLLFHRLEQSQG